ATCCTGTCGAAAAAGGTTACCTTGTTAACCTTAATCACCTAAGAGTTCTTACAGATACAGAAAAAAGTACAGTATCTGGTGATCTACTTGAAAAACATCCATCTCCAGCAGCTGCTGAAATTGAGCCTATCCATTTTGAAACTGTTACAACACCGACAAAACCTCAAACTCCTGTCACTGAAGAGGTTTTAGAAGATGAGTATGATACTCATGCTATCGAGGAGACAACACCTGCTCATGAAGAACATCATAAGCCTTTAGATGTAGGTGACTTAAGTGTTGATGATGTTGTAGATGAAGCATTTGACCTTCATCCTGAGTTAGCACCGAAAGAAGAAGCTCCTGCACCTGAAGATATAATTGAAACTCCTGAACCATCGCTAGTTGAGGAAACAGTTCCAGAGATTATTGAACAACCTGCTGCTACTCAAAGAGCAAAACATAAAGAGTTAGACCCAGAACTTGAAAAAGCAATTCATAGTGATTATGTTTATAATCCACAAATAGCATCTGATGAATTAGGATTACCGTTAGACCTAATTGAAGAATTTATTGAAGACTTTATTAATCAAGCAAAAGAGTTTAAACCTAATTTATACAATGCTTTAGACGAAGGTGATATTGATAATGTAAAAATTCTTTCTCATAAATTAAAAGGAGTTGCAGCAAACCTTCGTATCGAAGATGCTCTTGAAGTTTTAACGACGGTAAATACAACTTCTGACCTTAGTATAATTAAAAGAAACCTTGATATTTTCTATATTATTATCGCAAAACTTGCAGGGGAGGAGATAAATCTAGATGAACCTGCTGTAGAGGATGAAGAGCTTATTCTTGATTTTAAAGATGAACCTAACGACTCTTTTGAAACACCTGAGGAGATATCAATTGCTGATGAAGAGATAACAATAGCAGATGCTGATGTACCGGAGCAGATTGAAATCCCTGAACTAGCAGATGACAATTTTGTGGCTCAGGATGATATGCCGATCGAGTTTGATAATGATCTCGATGCTGATAAACTTGAAGTTGAACTTGATGAGCCATTGTCTTTAGATGAACCAATATCAAGTAAAGCTTTTGACAAAGATTCAATAGCGCAAGAGATAGGACTAGATAGTGAAAGTTTTAACGAACTGCTTGATGATTTCAGCGGTGAATCAAAAGAGATTTTAGCGAATATCAAAAACGGCATACAAAATTCAGATCTTGACATTGCTAAAGGACAGCTTCGCCAACTTAAAAGTATGAGTGACAATATTAGATTCTCAGAATTATCCAATGAACTCCAACAGCTTTTAGATTCTGATTCGACAGATGAGATATCTATTGCCTTAACTAAAGTTGAAGAACTTTTACAACAAATCTCTACAGAGGATTAACAGATGCAACTAGGACTTAAAAATAGACTTAGATTAATTTCATTACTGCCTATTATTATTCTATTTTCTATTACGAGTTACTTCGTTTATGATTCGTATGAAAATTATAAAGCTGCGCAACAACTGCAAGACAGGCTTTCTGCAAATAGAGAGTTAAATACCCTTGTTAACAACATATCTCGTGAAAGAGGTATGACTGTAATGTATCTTGGAAACTCTTCTCCAAATACATTAAAGTCTCTTATCAAGCAAAGAAAAATAGTTGACGATCAAGCAAAACTATACTTCAAACATATCAATACACAGGCTGAAAAAGAGCATTCTCTAGCCTTAAAAAAAGAGTCAAAAGAACTTGAAGATGCGATCAAAAAAATTGTAGCAACACGTCATTTGGTTGATGAACAAAAAACGAACTTTACTGATGTGTATGAAAAAGTTTATGGTACTGCACAAAATATTGCAATCAAACAACTTGAAGAGATTACTGAAGATCAGCTAGACTCTCAAATCAATGATTACTCATTCAAATACCTTACATTAGTAAGAGCAAATGAGTTTACGGCAGCAGAAAGAGACTTTATCTCTTTTGCAATTGCACGTTCTACAGAGTTAGATGAAGAGGAAGTAAATAGATGGATTCACCTTGTTTCTAAAGCAGATGCTATCAATTACGATACATTAAGAGATGA
Above is a window of Sulfurimonas marina DNA encoding:
- a CDS encoding Hpt domain-containing protein, with the translated sequence MLIYNYKKEFIGIDEKDLKTLGVEDLAQLRSEAADFADLFVKTPGYVHNFQHVHWIDYIACADSTEQPKVIINAKGNLFKADVSIATCYLADNPVEKGYLVNLNHLRVLTDTEKSTVSGDLLEKHPSPAAAEIEPIHFETVTTPTKPQTPVTEEVLEDEYDTHAIEETTPAHEEHHKPLDVGDLSVDDVVDEAFDLHPELAPKEEAPAPEDIIETPEPSLVEETVPEIIEQPAATQRAKHKELDPELEKAIHSDYVYNPQIASDELGLPLDLIEEFIEDFINQAKEFKPNLYNALDEGDIDNVKILSHKLKGVAANLRIEDALEVLTTVNTTSDLSIIKRNLDIFYIIIAKLAGEEINLDEPAVEDEELILDFKDEPNDSFETPEEISIADEEITIADADVPEQIEIPELADDNFVAQDDMPIEFDNDLDADKLEVELDEPLSLDEPISSKAFDKDSIAQEIGLDSESFNELLDDFSGESKEILANIKNGIQNSDLDIAKGQLRQLKSMSDNIRFSELSNELQQLLDSDSTDEISIALTKVEELLQQISTED